Proteins encoded together in one Lachnospiraceae bacterium JLR.KK008 window:
- the gatC gene encoding Asp-tRNA(Asn)/Glu-tRNA(Gln) amidotransferase subunit GatC, translating to MGNKISDETIEYVSILAKLELSVEEKEQAKKDMGRMLDYIDQLNELDTDGVEPMSHVFSAENVFREDVVTNGDMREELIGGAPEERKGMFAVPRTFD from the coding sequence ATGGGTAACAAAATATCGGATGAAACGATCGAATATGTGTCAATCTTGGCAAAGCTGGAACTTTCCGTGGAGGAAAAGGAGCAGGCAAAAAAAGATATGGGCAGGATGCTGGACTATATCGATCAGCTCAATGAGCTGGATACGGACGGCGTAGAGCCGATGTCTCATGTATTCTCCGCGGAAAATGTATTTCGTGAAGATGTGGTGACAAACGGGGACATGAGGGAGGAATTGATCGGCGGGGCGCCCGAGGAGAGAAAGGGCATGTTTGCGGTGCCGCGCACGTTTGACTAG
- the gatA gene encoding Asp-tRNA(Asn)/Glu-tRNA(Gln) amidotransferase subunit GatA: MRLTDMTAAQLGVAIREGTVTAVEAVEAVMAVIREREETLHCFVTLDEEGALRRAQEIQKKIESGALTGPLAGVPIAVKDNLCMQGMPTTCASKILEHFISPYSSEAVLRLQEAGAVILGKTNMDEFAMGSTTETSAFGPTANPWKEAHVPGGSSGGSAAAVASGECFMALGSDTGGSVRQPASYCGVVGMKPTYGTVSRYGLIAYGSSLDQIGPLCKDVTDCAMLLECIASYDEKDSTSMERKDTDFTSALVDDVKGLRIGVPRDYFTEGLSGEVKESVLRAAEVLRQKGAIVEEFDLSLVEYAIPAYYTIASAEASSNLERFDGIKYGYRAQDCQGLHDMYKKTRSQGFGAEVKRRIMLGSFVLSSGYYDAYYLKALRVKAMIRKAFDDAFARYDVILGPTAPDTAPLLGESLQDPLRMYLGDIYTIAVNLAGLPAVSVPCGFDGKGLPIGVQLIGDCFEEKKLIRAAFAYEKARGPFARCGEVD; the protein is encoded by the coding sequence ATGAGACTGACGGATATGACAGCGGCGCAGCTTGGGGTGGCGATCAGAGAGGGAACCGTGACGGCCGTGGAGGCCGTGGAGGCCGTGATGGCAGTAATCAGAGAGCGGGAAGAAACACTGCACTGCTTTGTGACGCTTGATGAGGAGGGCGCGCTGCGCAGAGCGCAGGAAATACAGAAAAAAATAGAATCCGGAGCGCTTACCGGTCCGCTGGCCGGTGTGCCGATAGCTGTGAAAGACAATCTGTGTATGCAGGGAATGCCGACAACCTGTGCTTCCAAAATCCTGGAACATTTTATTTCCCCCTATTCTTCGGAGGCCGTACTCAGACTGCAGGAAGCAGGGGCAGTGATTTTGGGAAAGACTAATATGGATGAATTTGCCATGGGGTCTACGACGGAGACATCAGCGTTCGGGCCGACGGCCAACCCGTGGAAGGAAGCGCATGTGCCGGGTGGTTCTTCCGGCGGCAGCGCGGCGGCAGTGGCGTCCGGGGAATGTTTTATGGCCCTCGGTTCTGATACGGGCGGCTCTGTCAGACAGCCGGCCTCTTATTGCGGCGTGGTAGGGATGAAGCCCACATACGGTACGGTGTCCCGCTATGGGCTGATTGCTTACGGGTCATCCCTTGATCAGATCGGGCCTTTGTGTAAAGATGTGACAGACTGTGCGATGTTACTGGAGTGTATCGCTTCCTATGATGAAAAAGATTCCACGTCCATGGAGCGGAAGGACACAGACTTTACGAGTGCGCTTGTGGATGATGTGAAAGGGCTGCGGATTGGCGTTCCGAGAGATTATTTTACGGAAGGACTTTCCGGTGAGGTGAAGGAAAGCGTGTTGCGGGCGGCAGAGGTATTGCGGCAAAAAGGAGCGATTGTCGAAGAGTTTGACCTCAGTCTTGTGGAATACGCGATTCCTGCCTATTATACGATCGCGTCGGCGGAGGCGAGCTCAAATCTGGAGCGGTTCGACGGCATCAAATACGGATACCGCGCGCAGGATTGCCAGGGCTTGCACGACATGTACAAAAAGACCCGTTCCCAGGGGTTTGGCGCGGAAGTAAAGAGAAGAATTATGCTCGGCTCCTTTGTCCTCAGTTCCGGCTATTATGACGCTTATTATCTGAAGGCGCTGCGTGTGAAAGCGATGATCCGCAAGGCCTTTGACGATGCGTTTGCCAGATATGATGTCATACTGGGCCCGACAGCGCCGGATACGGCGCCGCTGCTTGGAGAAAGTCTACAGGATCCGCTCCGTATGTATCTCGGTGACATTTATACGATCGCGGTCAATCTGGCGGGGCTGCCGGCTGTCAGCGTGCCCTGCGGGTTTGACGGGAAGGGATTACCGATCGGGGTGCAGCTGATCGGCGACTGTTTTGAAGAAAAGAAGCTCATTCGTGCGGCCTTTGCCTACGAGAAGGCGAGAGGGCCGTTTGCCAGATGTGGGGAGGTGGACTAG